Proteins encoded within one genomic window of Pseudobacteroides sp.:
- a CDS encoding DUF6648 family protein: MILSKFDKFLIHRQSLIEQYTKGDMTKDEFIEANYAYINSTDLVPFKKLDNVKKAIFNYQYYNVLAKYYQKRAHELNSKHGARSDFFEQANYFYSKKDHVTLKLLELLDFQGVEAYYVRVKSPALKRKLFEIVLKDHESLILHSKNETLLNILIRESVFINEVRTSLVDDYINQRY; the protein is encoded by the coding sequence ATGATTTTAAGCAAATTTGATAAATTTCTCATACACAGACAAAGCTTGATTGAACAGTACACAAAGGGTGATATGACGAAGGATGAATTTATTGAAGCAAACTATGCTTACATTAACTCTACGGATCTTGTCCCTTTCAAAAAGCTGGATAATGTCAAAAAGGCCATATTTAATTATCAGTATTACAATGTCCTTGCCAAGTACTATCAAAAGCGTGCTCATGAGCTCAATTCAAAACACGGGGCACGAAGCGATTTTTTCGAGCAGGCTAATTATTTTTACTCCAAAAAAGACCATGTTACGTTAAAACTTTTGGAGCTACTGGATTTTCAAGGAGTGGAGGCTTATTATGTAAGAGTTAAATCCCCTGCTTTGAAAAGAAAACTTTTTGAGATAGTTTTAAAGGACCATGAAAGCCTCATTTTGCATTCAAAAAACGAAACCCTGCTAAACATTCTGATAAGAGAAAGCGTGTTTATAAACGAGGTCAGAACGTCTCTTGTAGATGATTATATTAACCAGAGGTACTGA
- the lon gene encoding endopeptidase La, whose amino-acid sequence MYESKKVIKKHVLPLLPLRGLTVFPYMILHFDVGRVKSIKALEEAMINNQLIFLVTQKEAKNDSPGEEDVYNVGTISKVKQLLKLPGDTIRVLVEGVSRAEINEFTQNEPFFAAEVVEQIYMDDEQQSVEIEALKRRVLSAFEDYVGLSNKISPETVLSITTIEDPGQLSDMVASNIFLKVEQKQEILNEFDPKIRLEKILEILLKEMEILEIEKNINTKVRKQIDKMQKEYYLREQLKAIQSELGDKEGVTGEVEEYKEKLKKAEFPEEVEKKVLKELDRLLKMQSGSAEGSVIRTYLDWVFDLPWNKETEEIIDLKKAEEILDEDHYGLEKVKERIIEYLAVRKLKNNLKGPILCLVGPPGVGKTSIAKSIARALNRNYVRMSLGGVKDEAEIRGHRRTYVGAMPGRIIASLKQAGTKNPLILLDEIDKMSSDFRGDPASAMLEVLDGEQNFTFRDHYLELPFDLSNVMFLTTANSLETIPRPLLDRMEVIQISSYTEEEKVNIALKYLIPKQVEAHGLDKKSIDIDEKTARDVINYYTREAGVRNLEREFANLCRKAARTIVSSRSKTVKITSEKLEKYLGAKKFRYDKANEKDETGIATGLAWTPVGGDTLSIEVSLMDGSGKLELTGHLGDIMKESARAAMSFIRSKADQLHIDKNFYNKFDIHIHVPEGAIPKDGPSAGITLATAMISALTGLPVKKNVAMTGEITLRGRVLPIGGLKEKVLAAHRAGINTVIVPMDNKKDIDDIPDNVRKKIKFVLASEMETVINTALAKTNFKRLKNKMAEKISDEIIAEDQAAVTSMEKGIINIEQ is encoded by the coding sequence ATGTACGAATCAAAGAAAGTAATAAAGAAGCATGTTTTGCCCTTATTGCCATTGAGAGGTCTTACGGTATTTCCGTATATGATTTTGCATTTTGATGTGGGTAGGGTAAAATCAATTAAAGCATTAGAAGAAGCAATGATTAACAATCAACTTATATTTCTGGTCACACAAAAAGAAGCAAAAAATGATTCTCCAGGCGAAGAAGATGTTTATAATGTAGGGACAATATCCAAAGTAAAACAGCTGCTAAAGCTTCCGGGAGATACAATCAGAGTTCTGGTGGAGGGTGTAAGCAGGGCTGAAATAAACGAATTTACCCAGAACGAGCCGTTTTTTGCGGCAGAAGTAGTTGAACAGATATATATGGATGATGAACAGCAAAGTGTTGAGATTGAGGCTTTAAAAAGAAGGGTTTTATCAGCATTTGAGGATTATGTGGGTTTAAGTAACAAGATATCTCCCGAGACGGTGCTATCAATTACAACAATTGAAGATCCGGGACAGTTATCCGATATGGTTGCGTCCAATATATTTTTAAAGGTTGAGCAAAAGCAGGAGATTTTAAACGAGTTTGACCCAAAAATAAGATTGGAAAAAATCCTGGAAATTCTTTTAAAGGAAATGGAAATTCTTGAGATTGAGAAGAATATAAATACCAAAGTTCGCAAGCAGATAGACAAGATGCAGAAGGAATACTATCTGAGAGAGCAGTTAAAAGCTATTCAGAGCGAGCTCGGTGATAAGGAAGGCGTAACAGGCGAGGTTGAAGAATATAAGGAAAAGCTCAAAAAGGCAGAATTCCCTGAGGAAGTCGAAAAAAAGGTCCTTAAGGAGTTAGATCGTCTTTTAAAGATGCAGTCAGGTTCTGCTGAGGGTTCTGTAATAAGAACATATCTGGATTGGGTTTTTGATTTGCCTTGGAATAAAGAGACAGAGGAAATAATTGATTTGAAAAAGGCTGAAGAAATACTTGATGAAGATCACTACGGCCTTGAAAAGGTAAAGGAAAGAATAATTGAATATTTAGCTGTAAGAAAGCTTAAGAACAACCTGAAGGGGCCGATACTTTGTCTGGTTGGTCCTCCAGGGGTTGGTAAAACTTCTATTGCAAAGTCCATCGCACGTGCACTTAACAGGAATTATGTTAGGATGTCTCTAGGCGGTGTCAAGGATGAGGCGGAGATCAGAGGGCACAGACGTACTTATGTTGGTGCAATGCCCGGCAGAATTATTGCTTCACTGAAGCAAGCCGGTACAAAAAACCCATTGATATTGCTTGATGAAATAGACAAGATGAGCAGTGATTTCAGGGGAGACCCTGCTTCTGCTATGCTTGAGGTATTGGACGGTGAGCAGAATTTTACCTTCCGCGACCATTATTTGGAGCTGCCATTTGATCTGTCAAACGTAATGTTTTTGACTACAGCAAACAGTCTTGAGACTATTCCGAGACCATTGCTGGACAGAATGGAAGTTATTCAGATTTCCAGTTACACTGAAGAGGAAAAGGTAAACATTGCTTTAAAATATTTAATACCTAAGCAGGTTGAAGCCCATGGACTGGATAAAAAGAGCATCGATATAGATGAAAAAACCGCAAGAGATGTTATAAATTATTACACCAGAGAAGCAGGTGTAAGAAATCTTGAAAGGGAATTTGCAAATCTTTGCAGGAAAGCTGCAAGGACTATTGTTTCATCAAGAAGCAAGACCGTTAAGATAACCTCCGAAAAGCTTGAAAAATATCTGGGAGCTAAGAAATTCAGGTATGACAAGGCAAATGAGAAGGATGAAACAGGTATAGCGACTGGCCTGGCTTGGACGCCTGTGGGAGGGGATACTTTATCCATTGAGGTTTCATTGATGGATGGAAGTGGAAAGCTTGAACTCACAGGACACCTTGGAGATATTATGAAGGAATCGGCTAGAGCTGCTATGAGTTTTATAAGATCAAAAGCGGACCAACTGCATATAGACAAGAATTTTTACAATAAATTCGATATTCATATACATGTGCCGGAGGGAGCTATTCCAAAGGATGGACCTTCAGCCGGAATTACTTTGGCTACAGCTATGATATCCGCATTGACGGGGCTGCCTGTAAAGAAGAATGTTGCAATGACTGGTGAAATAACCTTAAGAGGAAGAGTACTCCCTATAGGAGGACTCAAGGAAAAGGTTCTCGCTGCCCACAGGGCTGGAATAAATACAGTTATTGTACCTATGGATAATAAAAAGGATATTGATGATATCCCTGATAATGTAAGAAAGAAGATAAAATTTGTGCTGGCATCGGAAATGGAAACAGTTATAAATACAGCTCTCGCCAAAACTAACTTCAAAAGATTGAAGAATAAAATGGCGGAAAAGATATCCGATGAGATTATTGCAGAGGACCAAGCGGCAGTTACCAGCATGGAAAAGGGTATTATCAATATAGAACAGTAA
- a CDS encoding class II aldolase/adducin family protein, whose amino-acid sequence MLEQVKTQLIEVTRMAYDKGMVNTYEGNISIRNGNYICITPSCFPKCLLSEETIPVIDLDGNVIEGSLKPSSEWKLHTLSYIERSDVNGIIHSHSPYTTAYAVANKPIETKAYPEMIVLFDRIPLAAYGTQSTDAIFTGVGEYIKDYDVILLANHGVLSLGKDVYNAFYKLEAAESTARVLILSEILGGGKALPEEKLDELYKIRKRNSKV is encoded by the coding sequence ATGCTAGAGCAGGTTAAAACACAATTAATTGAGGTTACAAGAATGGCATACGATAAGGGTATGGTGAATACATATGAAGGGAACATCTCCATCAGAAACGGTAATTATATCTGCATAACGCCTAGTTGCTTTCCCAAATGTCTTTTAAGTGAAGAGACCATACCTGTAATAGACCTTGACGGAAATGTTATTGAAGGAAGTTTAAAGCCTTCTTCAGAATGGAAACTCCATACTTTATCCTACATTGAAAGATCTGATGTCAATGGAATTATTCATTCTCATTCGCCTTATACCACTGCTTATGCCGTAGCAAATAAGCCGATTGAGACTAAGGCATATCCGGAAATGATTGTTCTTTTTGACAGAATACCTCTCGCTGCTTATGGGACTCAGTCAACCGATGCCATATTTACAGGGGTAGGGGAATATATAAAAGACTATGATGTTATTCTCCTTGCAAATCATGGAGTTTTGTCGCTGGGTAAGGATGTATATAATGCATTTTATAAGCTGGAGGCAGCTGAAAGTACTGCCAGGGTTCTTATATTGTCGGAAATACTTGGAGGAGGAAAGGCATTGCCTGAGGAAAAACTTGATGAACTTTACAAAATCAGAAAAAGGAATTCTAAAGTGTGA
- the corA gene encoding magnesium/cobalt transporter CorA encodes MPKKIRKISQKVGLPPGTLVHTGEIRNQFPTVTVVDYDDKNFSVENSLVIKDALCMKNHAKYRWINLDGIHDTNIINSIGSFYGIHPLVLEDIQNTGQRPKVEEYDGYLYIVIRMIYYDNKLSEITTEQVSIILGRDYLLTFQENKDNFFIPLVDRIAKGISNIRKMGMDYLLYAIMDLIVDSYFLVLEKTGEEIELSEDSMVATPGQEMLRKVHGLKREMLYMHKAVWPLREVVGGLQRRECHLISDTTSIYLRDVYDHIIQMMDTIETYRDILSGIVDLYLSVASNKMNEVMKFLTVFSVLFMPLTFIAGVYGMNFENMPELKFKYGYFLVLAAMSICFVSMILFFRKKKWL; translated from the coding sequence ATGCCAAAGAAAATAAGGAAGATATCCCAGAAAGTCGGGCTACCGCCTGGGACACTTGTGCATACAGGTGAGATAAGAAATCAATTTCCAACTGTTACTGTTGTAGATTATGACGATAAGAATTTTTCAGTAGAAAATTCCCTAGTCATAAAAGATGCTCTTTGTATGAAGAATCATGCTAAATACAGGTGGATTAATTTGGACGGTATTCATGACACCAATATTATAAACAGCATAGGAAGTTTTTACGGTATTCATCCGCTTGTCCTTGAGGATATCCAGAATACAGGGCAAAGACCTAAAGTGGAAGAGTATGACGGATACTTGTATATTGTAATCAGGATGATATATTATGATAATAAATTAAGCGAGATTACAACAGAGCAGGTTAGCATCATATTAGGCCGGGATTATTTGCTTACATTTCAGGAAAACAAGGATAATTTCTTTATACCTCTTGTAGACAGAATAGCAAAAGGTATCAGCAATATCAGAAAAATGGGAATGGATTATCTATTGTATGCGATAATGGATCTAATTGTAGACAGCTATTTTTTGGTTCTTGAAAAGACAGGGGAAGAGATTGAATTGTCAGAGGATTCGATGGTGGCGACACCTGGACAGGAGATGCTCAGAAAAGTACATGGTTTAAAAAGGGAAATGTTGTATATGCACAAGGCTGTCTGGCCGCTGCGGGAAGTCGTTGGAGGGCTCCAAAGACGGGAGTGTCATTTGATATCAGATACAACCAGCATTTACCTTAGGGATGTGTATGATCACATTATCCAGATGATGGATACAATTGAAACGTATAGAGATATATTATCAGGTATCGTTGATTTATATCTGTCGGTTGCAAGTAATAAAATGAATGAGGTTATGAAGTTTTTAACAGTATTTTCTGTTCTTTTTATGCCTCTAACATTTATTGCCGGTGTATATGGAATGAACTTTGAAAACATGCCGGAACTCAAATTTAAATACGGCTATTTTTTAGTTTTGGCAGCAATGTCCATATGTTTTGTGAGCATGATTTTGTTTTTTAGAAAGAAAAAATGGTTATAG